In the Microtus pennsylvanicus isolate mMicPen1 chromosome 6, mMicPen1.hap1, whole genome shotgun sequence genome, one interval contains:
- the Gse1 gene encoding genetic suppressor element 1 isoform X6 — MKGMSHEPKSPSIGMLSTATRTTATVNPLTPSPLNGALVPTGSPATSSTLSAQAAPSSSFAAALRKLAKQAEEPRGSSLSSESSPVSSPATNHSSPASTPKRVPMGPIIVPPGGHSVPSTPPVVTIAPTKTVNGVWRSESRQDSASRGSSSGRERLLVEPPLAQEKAAGPAIPSHLLSTPYPFGLSPSSVVQDSRFQPLNLQRPVHHVVPPSTVTEDYLRSFRPYHTAEDLRMSSLPPLGLDPATAAAYYHPSYLAPHPFPHPAFRMDDSYCLSALRSPFYPIPTPGSLPPLHPSAMHLHLSGVRYPPELSHSSLAALHSERMSSLSAERLQMDEELRREREREREREREREREADREREKEREREREREQREKELEREREKERERELERQREQRAREKDLLAAKALEPTFLPVAELHGLRGHATEERPKPSEQLTPTRTEKLKDVGLQAPKPVQHPLHPVPAPHHTVPSLISSHGIFSLPGNSAATALLIQRTNEEEKWLARQRRLRQEKEDRQSQVSEFRQQVLEQHLDLGRPAVPTEVEHRPESTRPGPNRHDQSNREPPQHFGGPPPLISPKPQHHTVPTALWNPVSLMDNALETRRAESHSLHSHQTAFEPSRPAAVPLVKVERVYCTEKTEEPRKREATPLDKYQPPPREAGSLEPQTFPHGPGPFLAELEKSTQTILGQQRPSLSQATPFGELSGPLKPGSPYCHPTPRGPDPAYIYDEFLQQRRRLVSKLDLEERRRREAQEKGYYYDLDDSYDESDEEEVRAHLRCVAEQPPLKLDTSSEKLEFLQLFGLTTQQQKEELVAQKRRKRRRMLRERSPSPPAVQSKRQTPSPRLALSTRYSPDEMNNSPNFEEKRKFLTFFNLTHISAEKRKDKERLVEMLRAIKQRALSAAVADSVTNSARDSPTISLSEPATQPAPLETDQPAGVPASVSDAPKAAETGRLEQLRPQELLRVQEPAPSSGEKARLSEAPGGKKSLSMLHYLRGAAPKDIPVPLSHSINGKSKPWEPFMAEEFAHQFHESVLQSTQKALQKHKGSSAVLSAEQNHKVDTAVHYNIPELQSSSRVPLPQHNGQQEPPAGRKGLPTQEVDQDSEDDIEDDSDEEAEEAPRRQWQGIEAIFEAYQEHIEEQNLERQVLQTQCRRLEAQNYSLSLTAEQLSHSMAELRSQKQKMVSERERLQAELDHLRKCLALPTMHWPRGYFKGYPR, encoded by the exons GCATGAGCCATGAGCCCAAGTCCCCTTCAATAGGGATGCTTTCCACGGCGACCAGGACCACCGCCACCGTCAACCCCCTCACCCCCTCGCCACTCAATGGCGCCCTGGTGCCCACCGGTAGCCCGGCCACCAGCAGTACGCTGTCGGCCCAGGCCGCGCCATCCTCCAGCTTTGCTGCCGCGCTGCGCAAACTCGCCAAACAGGCAGAGGAGCCCAGAG GGTCTTCACTGAGCAGCGAATCGTCCCCCGTGTCCTCCCCAGCTACCAACCATAGCTCTCCAGCCAGCACGCCCAAGAGAGTGCCCATGGGTCCCATCATTGTCCCCCCTGGGGGTCACAGTGTCCCCAGCACTCCCCCCGTGGTCACCATTGCCCCCACCAAAACTGTCAATGGAGTCTGGAGAAGTGAGAGCCGCCAG GACTCTGCCTCACGAGGCAGCAGCAGTGGTCGGGAGCGCCTGCTTGTGGAACCTCCTCTAGCCCAGGAGAAGGCGGCAGGCCCAGCTATCCCCTCCCACTTGCTCAGCACCCCCTACCCCTTCGGCCTCTCCCCCAGCTCAGTTGTACAGGACTCCCGCTTCCAACCACTCAA CCTCCAGCGTCCTGTGCACCACGTGGTGCCCCCGAGCACTGTGACCGAGGACTACCTGAGAAGCTTCCGGCCCTATCACACCGCCGAGGACCTGCGCATGTCCTCCCTGCCTCCGCTTGGCCTGGACCCAGCTACCGCTGCTGCCTACTATCATCCCAGCTACCTAGCCCCACACCCATTTCCACACCCGGCCTTCAG GATGGATGACTCCTATTGCCTATCAGCCTTAAGGTCTCCGTtctaccccatccccacccccggTTCCCTGCCTCCACTGCACCCATCAGCTATGCACCTGCATCTCTCTGGGGTCCGCTACCCACCTGAGCTCTCACACTCGTCCCTGGCCGCGCTGCACTCAGAGCGGATGTCGAGCCTCAGCGCAGAGAG ACTGCAAATGGACGAAGAGCtgcggagagagagagaacgggaacgggagcgagagcgagagcgagaacGGGAGGCCGAccgagaaagggagaaggaacgGGAGCGAGAGCGGGAGCGAGAGCAGCGGGAGAAGGAGCTGGAACGAGAACGGGAGAAGGAGCGGGAGCGGGAACTGGAGCGCCAACGTGAACAGCGGGCAAGGGAGAAGGACCTGCTGGCTGCCAAGGCGCTGGAGCCCACCTTCCTGCCTGTGGCCGAGCTGCATGGACTGCGGGGCCATGCCACTGAGGAGCGGCCCAAGCCCTCAGAGCAGCTGACCCCAACCCGAACAG AGAAGCTGAAGGATGTGGGCTTGCAGGCACCCAAGCCTGTGCAGCATCCCCTGCACCCAGTGCCTGCCCCGCACCATACCGTGCCCAGCCTTATCTCCAGCCACGGCATCTTCTCTCTACCGGGAAACAGTGCTGCCACAGCCTTGCTGATCCAGCGCACCAACGAGGAGGAGAAGTGGCTGGCACGCCAGCGGAGGCTGCGGCAAGAGAAGGAAGACCGCCAGTCCCAGGTGTCCGAGTTCCGGCAGCAGGTGCTGGAGCAGCACCTGGACCTGGGCCGGCCCGCGGTGCCCACAGAGGTGGAACACAGGCCTGAGAGCACCAG GCCAGGACCAAACCGGCATGACCAGAGCAACCGCGAACCCCCACAGCACTTTGGTGGGCCACCACCCCTCATCTCACCCAAGCCCCAGCACCATACTGTGCCCACAGCCCTCTGGAACCCAGTGTCTTTGATGGACAATGCCCTGGAGACACGGCGGGCTGAGAGCCACTCTCTGCACAGCCACCAGACTGCTTTTGAGCCGAGCCGTCCAGCAGCTGTGCCGCTGGTAAAAGTGGAGCGTGTCTACTGCACGGAGAAGACAGAGGAGCCCCGGAAGCGTGAGGCCACACCACTGGACAAATACCAGCCGCCACCGCGGGAGGCAGGAAGTCTGGAGCCTCAGACCTTTCCCCATGGACCTGGGCCTTTCCTTGCAGAACTGGAGAAATCAACACAGACCATCTTGGGCCAGCAACGGCCCTCCCTTTCCCAGGCAACCCCCTTCGGGGAGCTCAGTGGGCCCCTGAAGCCAGGCTCTCCCTACTGCCACCCCACACCGCGGGGCCCTGACCCAGCATACATCTATGACGAGTTTCTTCAGCAACGCCGGAGACTGGTCAGCAAGCTGGACCTGGAGGAACGCAGGCGGCGCGAAGCTCAGGAGAAAG GGTACTACTATGACCTCGATGACTCTTATGACGAGAGTGATGAGGAGGAGGTCAGGGCACACCTCCGCTGCGTGGCTGAGCAGCCACCCCTCAAACTGGATACATCCTCTGAG aAGTTAGAGTTTTTGCAACTTTTTGGCTTGACCACCCAGCAGCAGAAGGAGGAACTGGTAGCACAGAAGCGCCGGAAACGGAGGCGGATGCTGAGAGAGAGAAGCCCATCTCCACCTGCGGTTCAGAGCAAGCGGCAGACGCCTTCCCCCAGGCTGGCTCTGTCCACTCGCTACAGCCCCGATGAGATGAACAACAGCCCTAACTTTGAGGAGAAGAGGAAGTTCCTGACCTTCTTCAACCTGACACACATCAGtgcagagaagaggaaag ACAAAGAGAGGCTTGTTGAGATGCTCCGTGCAATCAAGCAGAGGGCACTGTCCGCAGCAGTGGCAGACTCAGTGACAAACTCTGCGAGGGACAGTCCTACCATCTCCTTGAGTG aaccagccacacagccagctccTCTGGAAACAGATCAGCCTGCCGGGGTCCCTGCCTCCGTGTCAGACGCCCCAAAGGCCGCGGAGACTGGGAGACTGGAACAGCTCCGGCCCCAGGAGCTCTTGAGAGTCCAGGAGCCAGCTCCTAGCAGCGGTGAGAAGGCCAGGCTGAGTGAGGCCCCTGGGGGCAAGAAGAGCCTGAGCATGCTTCATTATCTCCGGGGCGCTGCGCCCAAGGACATTCCTgtgccattgtcccacagcattaaCGGGAAGAGCAAGCCTTGGGAGCCCTTCATGGCAGAAGAGTTTGCACACCAGTTCCACGAGTCTGTACTGCAGTCCACACAGAAGGCGCTGCAGAAGCATAAAG GGAGCTCAGCTGTGCTGTCTGCAGAGCAGAACCACAAGGTCGACACGGCAGTCCACTACAACATTCCTGAGCTGCAGTCCTCCAGCCGGGTCCCCTTGCCCCAGCACAATGGACAGCAGGAGCCCCCAGCTGGGAGGAAGGGCCTCCCTACGCAGGAGGTGGACCAGGACTCTGAGGACGACATTGAAGATGACAGTgatgaggaagcagaggaagccCCCAGGCGCCAGTGGCAAGGGATTGAGGCAATCTTTGAAGCTTACCAGGAACACATAGAAG AGCAAAACCTGGAGCGGCAGGTGTTGCAGACACAGTGCCGGCGGCTGGAGGCCCAGAATTACAGCCTCAGCCTGACTGCCGAGCAGCTCTCACACAGCATGGCG GAGCTTCGGAGTCAGAAACAGAAGATGGTCTCGGAGCGGGAGCGGCTCCAGGCGGAGCTGGACCACTTACGGAAGTGCCTTGCTTTGCCCACCATGCACTGGCCTAGGGGCTACTTTAAGGGATATCCGAGGTGA
- the Gse1 gene encoding genetic suppressor element 1 isoform X4 — MFGLKPPLYYLPGMSHEPKSPSIGMLSTATRTTATVNPLTPSPLNGALVPTGSPATSSTLSAQAAPSSSFAAALRKLAKQAEEPRGSSLSSESSPVSSPATNHSSPASTPKRVPMGPIIVPPGGHSVPSTPPVVTIAPTKTVNGVWRSESRQDSASRGSSSGRERLLVEPPLAQEKAAGPAIPSHLLSTPYPFGLSPSSVVQDSRFQPLNLQRPVHHVVPPSTVTEDYLRSFRPYHTAEDLRMSSLPPLGLDPATAAAYYHPSYLAPHPFPHPAFRMDDSYCLSALRSPFYPIPTPGSLPPLHPSAMHLHLSGVRYPPELSHSSLAALHSERMSSLSAERLQMDEELRREREREREREREREREADREREKEREREREREQREKELEREREKERERELERQREQRAREKDLLAAKALEPTFLPVAELHGLRGHATEERPKPSEQLTPTRTEKLKDVGLQAPKPVQHPLHPVPAPHHTVPSLISSHGIFSLPGNSAATALLIQRTNEEEKWLARQRRLRQEKEDRQSQVSEFRQQVLEQHLDLGRPAVPTEVEHRPESTRPGPNRHDQSNREPPQHFGGPPPLISPKPQHHTVPTALWNPVSLMDNALETRRAESHSLHSHQTAFEPSRPAAVPLVKVERVYCTEKTEEPRKREATPLDKYQPPPREAGSLEPQTFPHGPGPFLAELEKSTQTILGQQRPSLSQATPFGELSGPLKPGSPYCHPTPRGPDPAYIYDEFLQQRRRLVSKLDLEERRRREAQEKGYYYDLDDSYDESDEEEVRAHLRCVAEQPPLKLDTSSEKLEFLQLFGLTTQQQKEELVAQKRRKRRRMLRERSPSPPAVQSKRQTPSPRLALSTRYSPDEMNNSPNFEEKRKFLTFFNLTHISAEKRKDKERLVEMLRAIKQRALSAAVADSVTNSARDSPTISLSEPATQPAPLETDQPAGVPASVSDAPKAAETGRLEQLRPQELLRVQEPAPSSGEKARLSEAPGGKKSLSMLHYLRGAAPKDIPVPLSHSINGKSKPWEPFMAEEFAHQFHESVLQSTQKALQKHKGSSAVLSAEQNHKVDTAVHYNIPELQSSSRVPLPQHNGQQEPPAGRKGLPTQEVDQDSEDDIEDDSDEEAEEAPRRQWQGIEAIFEAYQEHIEEQNLERQVLQTQCRRLEAQNYSLSLTAEQLSHSMAELRSQKQKMVSERERLQAELDHLRKCLALPTMHWPRGYFKGYPR; from the exons GCATGAGCCATGAGCCCAAGTCCCCTTCAATAGGGATGCTTTCCACGGCGACCAGGACCACCGCCACCGTCAACCCCCTCACCCCCTCGCCACTCAATGGCGCCCTGGTGCCCACCGGTAGCCCGGCCACCAGCAGTACGCTGTCGGCCCAGGCCGCGCCATCCTCCAGCTTTGCTGCCGCGCTGCGCAAACTCGCCAAACAGGCAGAGGAGCCCAGAG GGTCTTCACTGAGCAGCGAATCGTCCCCCGTGTCCTCCCCAGCTACCAACCATAGCTCTCCAGCCAGCACGCCCAAGAGAGTGCCCATGGGTCCCATCATTGTCCCCCCTGGGGGTCACAGTGTCCCCAGCACTCCCCCCGTGGTCACCATTGCCCCCACCAAAACTGTCAATGGAGTCTGGAGAAGTGAGAGCCGCCAG GACTCTGCCTCACGAGGCAGCAGCAGTGGTCGGGAGCGCCTGCTTGTGGAACCTCCTCTAGCCCAGGAGAAGGCGGCAGGCCCAGCTATCCCCTCCCACTTGCTCAGCACCCCCTACCCCTTCGGCCTCTCCCCCAGCTCAGTTGTACAGGACTCCCGCTTCCAACCACTCAA CCTCCAGCGTCCTGTGCACCACGTGGTGCCCCCGAGCACTGTGACCGAGGACTACCTGAGAAGCTTCCGGCCCTATCACACCGCCGAGGACCTGCGCATGTCCTCCCTGCCTCCGCTTGGCCTGGACCCAGCTACCGCTGCTGCCTACTATCATCCCAGCTACCTAGCCCCACACCCATTTCCACACCCGGCCTTCAG GATGGATGACTCCTATTGCCTATCAGCCTTAAGGTCTCCGTtctaccccatccccacccccggTTCCCTGCCTCCACTGCACCCATCAGCTATGCACCTGCATCTCTCTGGGGTCCGCTACCCACCTGAGCTCTCACACTCGTCCCTGGCCGCGCTGCACTCAGAGCGGATGTCGAGCCTCAGCGCAGAGAG ACTGCAAATGGACGAAGAGCtgcggagagagagagaacgggaacgggagcgagagcgagagcgagaacGGGAGGCCGAccgagaaagggagaaggaacgGGAGCGAGAGCGGGAGCGAGAGCAGCGGGAGAAGGAGCTGGAACGAGAACGGGAGAAGGAGCGGGAGCGGGAACTGGAGCGCCAACGTGAACAGCGGGCAAGGGAGAAGGACCTGCTGGCTGCCAAGGCGCTGGAGCCCACCTTCCTGCCTGTGGCCGAGCTGCATGGACTGCGGGGCCATGCCACTGAGGAGCGGCCCAAGCCCTCAGAGCAGCTGACCCCAACCCGAACAG AGAAGCTGAAGGATGTGGGCTTGCAGGCACCCAAGCCTGTGCAGCATCCCCTGCACCCAGTGCCTGCCCCGCACCATACCGTGCCCAGCCTTATCTCCAGCCACGGCATCTTCTCTCTACCGGGAAACAGTGCTGCCACAGCCTTGCTGATCCAGCGCACCAACGAGGAGGAGAAGTGGCTGGCACGCCAGCGGAGGCTGCGGCAAGAGAAGGAAGACCGCCAGTCCCAGGTGTCCGAGTTCCGGCAGCAGGTGCTGGAGCAGCACCTGGACCTGGGCCGGCCCGCGGTGCCCACAGAGGTGGAACACAGGCCTGAGAGCACCAG GCCAGGACCAAACCGGCATGACCAGAGCAACCGCGAACCCCCACAGCACTTTGGTGGGCCACCACCCCTCATCTCACCCAAGCCCCAGCACCATACTGTGCCCACAGCCCTCTGGAACCCAGTGTCTTTGATGGACAATGCCCTGGAGACACGGCGGGCTGAGAGCCACTCTCTGCACAGCCACCAGACTGCTTTTGAGCCGAGCCGTCCAGCAGCTGTGCCGCTGGTAAAAGTGGAGCGTGTCTACTGCACGGAGAAGACAGAGGAGCCCCGGAAGCGTGAGGCCACACCACTGGACAAATACCAGCCGCCACCGCGGGAGGCAGGAAGTCTGGAGCCTCAGACCTTTCCCCATGGACCTGGGCCTTTCCTTGCAGAACTGGAGAAATCAACACAGACCATCTTGGGCCAGCAACGGCCCTCCCTTTCCCAGGCAACCCCCTTCGGGGAGCTCAGTGGGCCCCTGAAGCCAGGCTCTCCCTACTGCCACCCCACACCGCGGGGCCCTGACCCAGCATACATCTATGACGAGTTTCTTCAGCAACGCCGGAGACTGGTCAGCAAGCTGGACCTGGAGGAACGCAGGCGGCGCGAAGCTCAGGAGAAAG GGTACTACTATGACCTCGATGACTCTTATGACGAGAGTGATGAGGAGGAGGTCAGGGCACACCTCCGCTGCGTGGCTGAGCAGCCACCCCTCAAACTGGATACATCCTCTGAG aAGTTAGAGTTTTTGCAACTTTTTGGCTTGACCACCCAGCAGCAGAAGGAGGAACTGGTAGCACAGAAGCGCCGGAAACGGAGGCGGATGCTGAGAGAGAGAAGCCCATCTCCACCTGCGGTTCAGAGCAAGCGGCAGACGCCTTCCCCCAGGCTGGCTCTGTCCACTCGCTACAGCCCCGATGAGATGAACAACAGCCCTAACTTTGAGGAGAAGAGGAAGTTCCTGACCTTCTTCAACCTGACACACATCAGtgcagagaagaggaaag ACAAAGAGAGGCTTGTTGAGATGCTCCGTGCAATCAAGCAGAGGGCACTGTCCGCAGCAGTGGCAGACTCAGTGACAAACTCTGCGAGGGACAGTCCTACCATCTCCTTGAGTG aaccagccacacagccagctccTCTGGAAACAGATCAGCCTGCCGGGGTCCCTGCCTCCGTGTCAGACGCCCCAAAGGCCGCGGAGACTGGGAGACTGGAACAGCTCCGGCCCCAGGAGCTCTTGAGAGTCCAGGAGCCAGCTCCTAGCAGCGGTGAGAAGGCCAGGCTGAGTGAGGCCCCTGGGGGCAAGAAGAGCCTGAGCATGCTTCATTATCTCCGGGGCGCTGCGCCCAAGGACATTCCTgtgccattgtcccacagcattaaCGGGAAGAGCAAGCCTTGGGAGCCCTTCATGGCAGAAGAGTTTGCACACCAGTTCCACGAGTCTGTACTGCAGTCCACACAGAAGGCGCTGCAGAAGCATAAAG GGAGCTCAGCTGTGCTGTCTGCAGAGCAGAACCACAAGGTCGACACGGCAGTCCACTACAACATTCCTGAGCTGCAGTCCTCCAGCCGGGTCCCCTTGCCCCAGCACAATGGACAGCAGGAGCCCCCAGCTGGGAGGAAGGGCCTCCCTACGCAGGAGGTGGACCAGGACTCTGAGGACGACATTGAAGATGACAGTgatgaggaagcagaggaagccCCCAGGCGCCAGTGGCAAGGGATTGAGGCAATCTTTGAAGCTTACCAGGAACACATAGAAG AGCAAAACCTGGAGCGGCAGGTGTTGCAGACACAGTGCCGGCGGCTGGAGGCCCAGAATTACAGCCTCAGCCTGACTGCCGAGCAGCTCTCACACAGCATGGCG GAGCTTCGGAGTCAGAAACAGAAGATGGTCTCGGAGCGGGAGCGGCTCCAGGCGGAGCTGGACCACTTACGGAAGTGCCTTGCTTTGCCCACCATGCACTGGCCTAGGGGCTACTTTAAGGGATATCCGAGGTGA
- the Gse1 gene encoding genetic suppressor element 1 isoform X5, with amino-acid sequence MSHEPKSPSIGMLSTATRTTATVNPLTPSPLNGALVPTGSPATSSTLSAQAAPSSSFAAALRKLAKQAEEPRGSSLSSESSPVSSPATNHSSPASTPKRVPMGPIIVPPGGHSVPSTPPVVTIAPTKTVNGVWRSESRQDSASRGSSSGRERLLVEPPLAQEKAAGPAIPSHLLSTPYPFGLSPSSVVQDSRFQPLNLQRPVHHVVPPSTVTEDYLRSFRPYHTAEDLRMSSLPPLGLDPATAAAYYHPSYLAPHPFPHPAFRMDDSYCLSALRSPFYPIPTPGSLPPLHPSAMHLHLSGVRYPPELSHSSLAALHSERMSSLSAERLQMDEELRREREREREREREREREADREREKEREREREREQREKELEREREKERERELERQREQRAREKDLLAAKALEPTFLPVAELHGLRGHATEERPKPSEQLTPTRTEKLKDVGLQAPKPVQHPLHPVPAPHHTVPSLISSHGIFSLPGNSAATALLIQRTNEEEKWLARQRRLRQEKEDRQSQVSEFRQQVLEQHLDLGRPAVPTEVEHRPESTRPGPNRHDQSNREPPQHFGGPPPLISPKPQHHTVPTALWNPVSLMDNALETRRAESHSLHSHQTAFEPSRPAAVPLVKVERVYCTEKTEEPRKREATPLDKYQPPPREAGSLEPQTFPHGPGPFLAELEKSTQTILGQQRPSLSQATPFGELSGPLKPGSPYCHPTPRGPDPAYIYDEFLQQRRRLVSKLDLEERRRREAQEKGYYYDLDDSYDESDEEEVRAHLRCVAEQPPLKLDTSSEKLEFLQLFGLTTQQQKEELVAQKRRKRRRMLRERSPSPPAVQSKRQTPSPRLALSTRYSPDEMNNSPNFEEKRKFLTFFNLTHISAEKRKDKERLVEMLRAIKQRALSAAVADSVTNSARDSPTISLSEPATQPAPLETDQPAGVPASVSDAPKAAETGRLEQLRPQELLRVQEPAPSSGEKARLSEAPGGKKSLSMLHYLRGAAPKDIPVPLSHSINGKSKPWEPFMAEEFAHQFHESVLQSTQKALQKHKGSSAVLSAEQNHKVDTAVHYNIPELQSSSRVPLPQHNGQQEPPAGRKGLPTQEVDQDSEDDIEDDSDEEAEEAPRRQWQGIEAIFEAYQEHIEEQNLERQVLQTQCRRLEAQNYSLSLTAEQLSHSMAELRSQKQKMVSERERLQAELDHLRKCLALPTMHWPRGYFKGYPR; translated from the exons ATGAGCCATGAGCCCAAGTCCCCTTCAATAGGGATGCTTTCCACGGCGACCAGGACCACCGCCACCGTCAACCCCCTCACCCCCTCGCCACTCAATGGCGCCCTGGTGCCCACCGGTAGCCCGGCCACCAGCAGTACGCTGTCGGCCCAGGCCGCGCCATCCTCCAGCTTTGCTGCCGCGCTGCGCAAACTCGCCAAACAGGCAGAGGAGCCCAGAG GGTCTTCACTGAGCAGCGAATCGTCCCCCGTGTCCTCCCCAGCTACCAACCATAGCTCTCCAGCCAGCACGCCCAAGAGAGTGCCCATGGGTCCCATCATTGTCCCCCCTGGGGGTCACAGTGTCCCCAGCACTCCCCCCGTGGTCACCATTGCCCCCACCAAAACTGTCAATGGAGTCTGGAGAAGTGAGAGCCGCCAG GACTCTGCCTCACGAGGCAGCAGCAGTGGTCGGGAGCGCCTGCTTGTGGAACCTCCTCTAGCCCAGGAGAAGGCGGCAGGCCCAGCTATCCCCTCCCACTTGCTCAGCACCCCCTACCCCTTCGGCCTCTCCCCCAGCTCAGTTGTACAGGACTCCCGCTTCCAACCACTCAA CCTCCAGCGTCCTGTGCACCACGTGGTGCCCCCGAGCACTGTGACCGAGGACTACCTGAGAAGCTTCCGGCCCTATCACACCGCCGAGGACCTGCGCATGTCCTCCCTGCCTCCGCTTGGCCTGGACCCAGCTACCGCTGCTGCCTACTATCATCCCAGCTACCTAGCCCCACACCCATTTCCACACCCGGCCTTCAG GATGGATGACTCCTATTGCCTATCAGCCTTAAGGTCTCCGTtctaccccatccccacccccggTTCCCTGCCTCCACTGCACCCATCAGCTATGCACCTGCATCTCTCTGGGGTCCGCTACCCACCTGAGCTCTCACACTCGTCCCTGGCCGCGCTGCACTCAGAGCGGATGTCGAGCCTCAGCGCAGAGAG ACTGCAAATGGACGAAGAGCtgcggagagagagagaacgggaacgggagcgagagcgagagcgagaacGGGAGGCCGAccgagaaagggagaaggaacgGGAGCGAGAGCGGGAGCGAGAGCAGCGGGAGAAGGAGCTGGAACGAGAACGGGAGAAGGAGCGGGAGCGGGAACTGGAGCGCCAACGTGAACAGCGGGCAAGGGAGAAGGACCTGCTGGCTGCCAAGGCGCTGGAGCCCACCTTCCTGCCTGTGGCCGAGCTGCATGGACTGCGGGGCCATGCCACTGAGGAGCGGCCCAAGCCCTCAGAGCAGCTGACCCCAACCCGAACAG AGAAGCTGAAGGATGTGGGCTTGCAGGCACCCAAGCCTGTGCAGCATCCCCTGCACCCAGTGCCTGCCCCGCACCATACCGTGCCCAGCCTTATCTCCAGCCACGGCATCTTCTCTCTACCGGGAAACAGTGCTGCCACAGCCTTGCTGATCCAGCGCACCAACGAGGAGGAGAAGTGGCTGGCACGCCAGCGGAGGCTGCGGCAAGAGAAGGAAGACCGCCAGTCCCAGGTGTCCGAGTTCCGGCAGCAGGTGCTGGAGCAGCACCTGGACCTGGGCCGGCCCGCGGTGCCCACAGAGGTGGAACACAGGCCTGAGAGCACCAG GCCAGGACCAAACCGGCATGACCAGAGCAACCGCGAACCCCCACAGCACTTTGGTGGGCCACCACCCCTCATCTCACCCAAGCCCCAGCACCATACTGTGCCCACAGCCCTCTGGAACCCAGTGTCTTTGATGGACAATGCCCTGGAGACACGGCGGGCTGAGAGCCACTCTCTGCACAGCCACCAGACTGCTTTTGAGCCGAGCCGTCCAGCAGCTGTGCCGCTGGTAAAAGTGGAGCGTGTCTACTGCACGGAGAAGACAGAGGAGCCCCGGAAGCGTGAGGCCACACCACTGGACAAATACCAGCCGCCACCGCGGGAGGCAGGAAGTCTGGAGCCTCAGACCTTTCCCCATGGACCTGGGCCTTTCCTTGCAGAACTGGAGAAATCAACACAGACCATCTTGGGCCAGCAACGGCCCTCCCTTTCCCAGGCAACCCCCTTCGGGGAGCTCAGTGGGCCCCTGAAGCCAGGCTCTCCCTACTGCCACCCCACACCGCGGGGCCCTGACCCAGCATACATCTATGACGAGTTTCTTCAGCAACGCCGGAGACTGGTCAGCAAGCTGGACCTGGAGGAACGCAGGCGGCGCGAAGCTCAGGAGAAAG GGTACTACTATGACCTCGATGACTCTTATGACGAGAGTGATGAGGAGGAGGTCAGGGCACACCTCCGCTGCGTGGCTGAGCAGCCACCCCTCAAACTGGATACATCCTCTGAG aAGTTAGAGTTTTTGCAACTTTTTGGCTTGACCACCCAGCAGCAGAAGGAGGAACTGGTAGCACAGAAGCGCCGGAAACGGAGGCGGATGCTGAGAGAGAGAAGCCCATCTCCACCTGCGGTTCAGAGCAAGCGGCAGACGCCTTCCCCCAGGCTGGCTCTGTCCACTCGCTACAGCCCCGATGAGATGAACAACAGCCCTAACTTTGAGGAGAAGAGGAAGTTCCTGACCTTCTTCAACCTGACACACATCAGtgcagagaagaggaaag ACAAAGAGAGGCTTGTTGAGATGCTCCGTGCAATCAAGCAGAGGGCACTGTCCGCAGCAGTGGCAGACTCAGTGACAAACTCTGCGAGGGACAGTCCTACCATCTCCTTGAGTG aaccagccacacagccagctccTCTGGAAACAGATCAGCCTGCCGGGGTCCCTGCCTCCGTGTCAGACGCCCCAAAGGCCGCGGAGACTGGGAGACTGGAACAGCTCCGGCCCCAGGAGCTCTTGAGAGTCCAGGAGCCAGCTCCTAGCAGCGGTGAGAAGGCCAGGCTGAGTGAGGCCCCTGGGGGCAAGAAGAGCCTGAGCATGCTTCATTATCTCCGGGGCGCTGCGCCCAAGGACATTCCTgtgccattgtcccacagcattaaCGGGAAGAGCAAGCCTTGGGAGCCCTTCATGGCAGAAGAGTTTGCACACCAGTTCCACGAGTCTGTACTGCAGTCCACACAGAAGGCGCTGCAGAAGCATAAAG GGAGCTCAGCTGTGCTGTCTGCAGAGCAGAACCACAAGGTCGACACGGCAGTCCACTACAACATTCCTGAGCTGCAGTCCTCCAGCCGGGTCCCCTTGCCCCAGCACAATGGACAGCAGGAGCCCCCAGCTGGGAGGAAGGGCCTCCCTACGCAGGAGGTGGACCAGGACTCTGAGGACGACATTGAAGATGACAGTgatgaggaagcagaggaagccCCCAGGCGCCAGTGGCAAGGGATTGAGGCAATCTTTGAAGCTTACCAGGAACACATAGAAG AGCAAAACCTGGAGCGGCAGGTGTTGCAGACACAGTGCCGGCGGCTGGAGGCCCAGAATTACAGCCTCAGCCTGACTGCCGAGCAGCTCTCACACAGCATGGCG GAGCTTCGGAGTCAGAAACAGAAGATGGTCTCGGAGCGGGAGCGGCTCCAGGCGGAGCTGGACCACTTACGGAAGTGCCTTGCTTTGCCCACCATGCACTGGCCTAGGGGCTACTTTAAGGGATATCCGAGGTGA